A genome region from Sporomusaceae bacterium includes the following:
- a CDS encoding RNA-binding protein, with the protein MAKTLYVGNLPWGTTEADLADAFRPHGSVISSRIITDKETGRSRGFGFVEVEDADVDNMIAAMNGAEFGGRQVVVNEAKPRQGNF; encoded by the coding sequence ATGGCGAAAACTCTCTATGTCGGTAACTTGCCCTGGGGCACTACGGAGGCCGATCTCGCGGACGCGTTCCGTCCGCACGGTTCGGTGATATCCAGTCGCATCATCACTGACAAAGAAACGGGCAGATCAAGGGGCTTTGGTTTTGTCGAGGTCGAGGACGCTGATGTGGACAACATGATAGCCGCGATGAACGGCGCCGAATTTGGCGGCCGCCAGGTTGTCGTAAACGAAGCCAAGCCGCGGCAAGGCAATTTCTAG